Within the Amycolatopsis sp. 195334CR genome, the region TCACCTCGGGCCCGCTGTCCAGGTTGGTCATCGCGCCGCGCCCCAGCTGACGTGCTCCTCGTACCCCGGGTTCTTCTTCAGGTACCCCGCGATGAACGGGCACAGCGGCACGATCACCCGGCCCCGGCCCACCACGTCGTCGAGCGCACCGGCGGCGAGCACCTTGCCCAGCCCGCGCCCGCCGAACTCGTCACCGATCTCGGTGTGGGTGAACACCGTCCGGTCACCCTTCTCGACGTACTCGGCGAAACCGGCCACCACGTCGCCGACCAGGACCTGGTACCGGCTGCCCGCCTCGTCCCTGCGCACGCGGGTTTCCTCGCTCATCGCTGCTCTCCGTTCTGTCCCAGGTCCCGTTCGAGCCCCTGCAGTACAACCGACAGTCCACACCGGAATTCCTCGGCCGCGCCGATCCGCCGCGCCCGGCGCGCGGTTTCGCTCAACCGGGGGAACTCGGTCTCGGGCAGCGCGGCCAGCGCCTCGGTGCCCGGTCCGGACAACGGCCCCAGGTGCTCGGACTGCAGCGCGCCGAGCAGGTAGGCGATGAGCACGCGGAACGCGATGACCCGCCGCTTCCCGGTGAACCCCGCCCCGGTCAGCACCTCCAGCGCCGCCTCACCCCAGCGCGCCGAGG harbors:
- a CDS encoding GNAT family N-acetyltransferase is translated as MSEETRVRRDEAGSRYQVLVGDVVAGFAEYVEKGDRTVFTHTEIGDEFGGRGLGKVLAAGALDDVVGRGRVIVPLCPFIAGYLKKNPGYEEHVSWGAAR